A stretch of Desulfarculaceae bacterium DNA encodes these proteins:
- a CDS encoding pyridoxamine 5'-phosphate oxidase family protein: MRRAPRKEKMHITDEALVMGILERGNLLSLALCSDGQPYVVPMNYGLHDGRIYMHTGVKGLKMEILAANPRVSFTVMEGVEFVKAEQPCEWDTRYRSVVGLGACRVVEDQAEKLAGLEAIAKHCGHGAGEQMLPEKVRMVAVLAIEIYHLAGKTNG; encoded by the coding sequence ATGCGGCGCGCTCCCCGCAAGGAAAAGATGCACATCACTGACGAGGCCCTGGTCATGGGCATTCTGGAGCGGGGCAACCTGCTCAGCCTGGCTCTGTGCTCCGATGGCCAGCCCTACGTGGTGCCCATGAACTACGGCCTGCATGATGGCCGCATCTACATGCACACCGGGGTCAAGGGCCTGAAGATGGAGATTCTGGCCGCCAACCCGAGGGTGAGCTTCACGGTCATGGAGGGCGTGGAGTTCGTCAAGGCCGAGCAGCCCTGCGAATGGGACACCCGCTACCGCTCGGTGGTGGGCCTGGGCGCCTGCCGGGTGGTGGAGGACCAGGCCGAAAAGCTGGCCGGGCTAGAGGCGATCGCCAAGCACTGCGGCCATGGCGCGGGCGAACAAATGCTGCCCGAAAAGGTGCGCATGGTGGCCGTGCTGGCCATCGAGATATACCACCTCGCAGGCAAGACAAACGGGTAA
- the hisH gene encoding imidazole glycerol phosphate synthase subunit HisH has protein sequence MIAIIDYDAGNLTSVERALNSLGAPCAISRDPEFIAKAERVILPGVGRAGSGMASLRRMGLDKVLAQATAQGKPFLGICFGTQILFDYSEEDLTDCLGLMPGKVVRFPVDHRDQTGEALKVPHMGWNGVSWKTSHPVFAGLPEEAEYYFVHSYYLQPSDEALVAGVTDYGFDFCSAVAKGSLVAVQFHPEKSGRPGLKILENFVAWDGKEGADAL, from the coding sequence GTGATCGCCATCATAGACTACGACGCCGGCAATCTGACCAGCGTGGAGCGGGCCCTGAACTCCCTGGGCGCGCCCTGCGCCATCAGCCGGGACCCGGAGTTCATCGCCAAGGCCGAGCGCGTCATCCTGCCCGGGGTGGGCCGCGCGGGCAGCGGCATGGCCAGCCTCCGGCGCATGGGCCTGGACAAGGTGTTGGCCCAGGCCACGGCCCAGGGCAAGCCCTTCCTGGGCATCTGCTTCGGCACCCAGATACTTTTCGACTACTCCGAGGAGGACCTCACCGACTGCCTGGGCCTGATGCCCGGCAAGGTGGTGCGCTTCCCGGTGGACCACCGCGACCAGACCGGCGAGGCGCTCAAGGTGCCCCACATGGGCTGGAACGGGGTGAGCTGGAAGACCAGCCACCCGGTGTTCGCCGGGCTGCCCGAAGAGGCGGAGTACTACTTCGTGCACTCCTATTATCTGCAACCCTCCGATGAAGCGCTGGTGGCCGGGGTGACGGACTACGGCTTCGACTTCTGCTCGGCCGTGGCCAAAGGCTCCTTGGTGGCGGTGCAGTTCCACCCCGAGAAGTCCGGGCGGCCGGGGCTCAAGATTCTGGAGAACTTCGTGGCCTGGGACGGTAAGGAGGGCGCCGATGCTCTCTAA
- a CDS encoding RNB domain-containing ribonuclease, translating to MSDPIGHLVEFIEKNRVELGLVLAAKKNRLNLLTVAGRQASLSTSRILLMSPAAMGPDAPRAAQQEYLQNLQERREELAAQVDVAELWELVHEEDEPLPLKDLAELAFGPSLDHDQTSAALRALFNERTHFRLAGNQFLPFSVEQLEAKALQAEREAERQAQVDQAVEFLKSLPDSGPCPEPPAELADQLRDLLVFQEDSPSVKLAKEVVSAAGIGGPKDLLALLVRLGVLPPHANLELLRQGFRADFPPEVMEQALALDPAQAGPERSDLTGLYTFTIDGAFTTDFDDALSFEPDDSGGATLGVHITDAGAIMPLTGPLEDEARARATSLYLPDDRLPMLPPALSEDQLSLKQGQVRPALSVLARLDAEGRLIEYRLERSVIQVHQRLTYDETDDMLDSDRRMAGMHRMCHALRSRRMEAGAYFLPLPEVLVGVDPATQEVWVRRIDRNGPSREMVAETAILGNWLFALFLAESGAPALFRTQGKPSEPIEERDPSDIYHHFKQRRLLNRVDITTKPGLHSSLGIHPYTHATSPIRRYLDLVMQRQIGSVLCGGPPLYSKQQLKELAMELEPTVRRAMKVRQARQRYWLLTWLKARQDQAHPAVVMERQTRRWQILLTDIMMLVTIPANQGKNLAPGMEVELMIERIDPFDDILRVKLA from the coding sequence ATGTCTGACCCCATAGGCCACCTGGTCGAATTCATCGAAAAGAACCGCGTGGAGCTGGGCCTGGTTTTGGCGGCCAAGAAAAACCGCCTCAACCTGCTCACCGTGGCGGGCCGCCAGGCGTCGCTCTCCACCAGCCGGATTCTGTTGATGTCCCCGGCGGCCATGGGCCCGGACGCCCCCCGCGCGGCCCAGCAGGAATACCTGCAAAACCTGCAGGAGCGGCGCGAGGAGCTGGCCGCCCAGGTGGACGTGGCCGAGCTGTGGGAGCTGGTGCACGAGGAGGATGAGCCCCTGCCGCTGAAGGACCTGGCCGAGCTGGCCTTCGGTCCCTCCCTGGATCATGACCAGACCTCGGCCGCCCTCAGGGCCCTGTTCAACGAGCGCACCCACTTCCGTCTGGCGGGCAACCAGTTCTTGCCCTTCAGCGTGGAGCAGTTGGAGGCCAAGGCCCTGCAAGCCGAGCGCGAGGCCGAGCGCCAGGCCCAGGTTGACCAGGCGGTTGAGTTCCTCAAGTCCCTGCCCGACAGCGGCCCCTGCCCCGAGCCTCCGGCCGAGCTGGCTGATCAGCTCCGCGACCTTTTGGTGTTCCAGGAAGACAGCCCCAGCGTCAAGCTGGCCAAGGAGGTGGTGAGCGCGGCGGGCATCGGCGGGCCCAAGGACCTGTTGGCCTTGCTGGTGCGCCTGGGCGTCCTGCCGCCCCATGCCAACCTGGAGCTGTTGCGCCAGGGATTCAGGGCCGACTTCCCGCCCGAGGTGATGGAGCAGGCCCTGGCCCTGGACCCGGCCCAGGCCGGGCCGGAGCGCAGCGACCTCACCGGGCTCTACACCTTCACCATCGACGGCGCCTTTACCACCGACTTCGACGACGCCCTTTCCTTCGAGCCCGACGACAGCGGCGGAGCCACCCTGGGGGTGCACATCACCGACGCCGGGGCCATCATGCCGCTGACCGGGCCGCTGGAAGACGAAGCCCGCGCCCGGGCCACCTCGCTCTATCTGCCCGATGACCGCCTGCCCATGCTGCCCCCGGCCCTCAGCGAGGACCAGCTTTCGCTCAAGCAAGGCCAGGTACGCCCCGCCCTGTCGGTGCTGGCCCGCCTGGACGCCGAGGGTCGCCTCATCGAGTACCGCCTGGAGCGCAGCGTGATTCAGGTGCACCAGCGCCTGACCTACGACGAGACCGACGACATGCTCGACAGCGACCGGCGCATGGCCGGGATGCACCGCATGTGTCATGCCCTGCGCTCGCGGCGCATGGAGGCCGGAGCCTACTTCCTGCCCCTGCCCGAGGTGCTGGTGGGAGTGGACCCGGCCACCCAGGAGGTGTGGGTGCGGCGTATCGACCGCAACGGCCCCAGCCGGGAGATGGTGGCCGAGACCGCTATCCTGGGCAACTGGCTCTTTGCCCTGTTTTTGGCCGAGTCCGGGGCCCCGGCCCTGTTCCGCACCCAGGGCAAGCCCTCCGAGCCCATCGAGGAGCGCGACCCCAGCGACATCTACCATCACTTCAAGCAGCGCCGCCTGCTGAACCGGGTGGACATAACCACCAAGCCCGGCCTGCACTCCAGCCTGGGCATCCATCCCTACACCCACGCCACCAGCCCCATCCGGCGCTACCTGGATTTGGTGATGCAGCGCCAGATCGGCAGCGTGCTCTGCGGCGGCCCGCCGCTCTACAGCAAGCAGCAGCTCAAGGAGCTGGCCATGGAGCTGGAGCCCACCGTGCGGCGAGCCATGAAGGTGCGCCAGGCGCGGCAGCGCTACTGGCTCCTCACCTGGCTCAAGGCCCGCCAGGACCAGGCCCATCCGGCCGTGGTAATGGAGCGCCAGACGCGCCGCTGGCAGATTCTGCTCACCGACATCATGATGCTGGTGACCATACCGGCCAACCAGGGCAAGAACCTGGCGCCCGGCATGGAGGTGGAGCTGATGATCGAGCGCATCGACCCCTTTGACGACATCCTCAGGGTGAAGCTGGCCTAG
- a CDS encoding DUF3524 domain-containing protein, with the protein MAADLTILRAGSQGPRLLFVEPYLTASHAAFMRGLMAHAPARWSALGLPGRHWRWRMRGAAAYLARAAAEELARPWDGLVCSDMLGLAELRGLVPSLATVPALVVFHENQLAYPAPGRAGASLQERDLYLAFSNLTTAQAARRVVFNSQFHRNEFLAAARELETRLPDMRPLGLADEIAAKSAALPMPIDPGEAAGLEREPREGPLRILWNHRWAQDKDPKRFFAALDALASEGLAFELAVLGPAPAKPPAVFVAARQSLGARVKQWGHVDDRREYWRWLFWADVAVSTAQQEYFGMSVAEAVWAGCRPLVPDALVYPELYSPELRYGHGGLRPALRDLAVDPQAARRGDWRRLAESYTWQAQAPAWREMIEQTIKGG; encoded by the coding sequence GTGGCAGCGGACCTGACCATCCTGCGCGCGGGCTCACAAGGCCCGCGCCTGCTTTTTGTGGAGCCCTACCTCACGGCCAGCCACGCCGCTTTCATGCGCGGGCTCATGGCCCACGCGCCCGCCCGCTGGAGCGCCCTGGGCCTGCCCGGCCGCCACTGGCGCTGGCGCATGCGCGGCGCGGCGGCCTACCTGGCCCGCGCGGCGGCTGAAGAGCTGGCCCGGCCCTGGGACGGCCTGGTTTGCTCGGACATGCTGGGACTGGCCGAGCTGCGGGGCCTGGTCCCCTCTCTGGCCACGGTGCCTGCCCTAGTGGTGTTCCACGAGAACCAGCTGGCTTATCCCGCGCCTGGCCGGGCCGGAGCCTCGCTGCAAGAGCGCGACCTGTATCTGGCCTTCAGCAACCTGACCACGGCCCAGGCTGCCCGGCGGGTAGTGTTCAACTCCCAGTTTCATCGCAACGAGTTTTTGGCTGCCGCCCGCGAGCTGGAAACTCGCCTGCCCGACATGCGGCCCCTGGGCTTGGCCGATGAGATCGCGGCTAAGAGCGCGGCCCTGCCCATGCCCATCGACCCGGGCGAGGCGGCGGGCCTGGAACGCGAGCCGCGCGAGGGGCCCCTGCGTATCCTGTGGAACCACCGCTGGGCCCAAGACAAGGACCCGAAGCGCTTTTTCGCGGCCCTGGACGCGCTGGCCAGCGAGGGCCTGGCCTTTGAGCTGGCCGTGCTGGGGCCCGCCCCGGCCAAGCCGCCCGCCGTGTTCGTGGCCGCGCGGCAGAGCCTGGGCGCGCGCGTCAAGCAGTGGGGTCATGTGGACGATCGGCGCGAATACTGGCGCTGGCTGTTCTGGGCCGATGTGGCGGTTTCCACGGCCCAGCAGGAGTACTTCGGCATGTCCGTGGCCGAGGCGGTGTGGGCCGGTTGCCGCCCCCTGGTGCCCGACGCCCTGGTCTACCCCGAGCTTTATTCTCCAGAGCTGCGCTACGGCCATGGCGGCCTGCGTCCGGCTCTGCGCGACTTGGCGGTTGATCCCCAGGCGGCGCGGCGCGGGGACTGGCGTCGCCTGGCCGAAAGCTACACCTGGCAGGCCCAGGCCCCGGCCTGGCGCGAGATGATCGAGCAAACCATCAAGGGAGGCTGA
- a CDS encoding TlpA family protein disulfide reductase: MAKALSALLICLLISLAAVGVQAAPPPALNFDLPTLDGGNLNLSQFRGRVVVLEFFATWCKPCRRALPKLDKFAKEYAGRGVSAIAFSVDQGGRQAVKPFVARLGLQMPVVLGQVDWAQANAGVRVLPTTLIISPQGRVMHRFEGPVSRPHLMAAVGPYLAAARNPQPEAARTQRRQPGQSRFIDLWVTGNELVDGQKGLNVHVVADVADQRSVRGLWLALNIQGGSGPVKTLYLRIDDVSLEYFVMFVRCDQLPPLVGTSAYRAQVSILNSNQRVVESSPEFPIASACGVGGQYAGTAPEPKKFSWDQPETNEPRTVPATPPAPQPPAARPPAPAAPPVAGGGGGGGAPQVFDVAMGRIKGLMVDENYVNDGVPGVLFSIKAELSDLPTDQGLWMAVNLWPEDSFGRGAVRGGEPESLYHRIDSTFLDDYLLFVRCDQIPELPPGGQLRVWITALIGPQKNVLARSREFILTRPCSAAYQR, encoded by the coding sequence ATGGCCAAGGCCCTGTCCGCGTTGCTAATCTGCCTCCTCATATCCCTAGCGGCCGTGGGTGTTCAAGCCGCGCCGCCTCCCGCCCTGAACTTCGACCTGCCCACCCTGGACGGAGGCAACCTGAACCTGTCCCAATTCCGGGGGCGGGTGGTGGTGTTGGAGTTCTTCGCCACCTGGTGCAAGCCCTGCCGGCGGGCCCTGCCCAAGCTGGACAAGTTCGCCAAGGAATACGCCGGGCGGGGGGTCAGCGCCATAGCTTTCAGCGTGGACCAGGGAGGTCGCCAGGCGGTCAAGCCCTTCGTGGCTCGCCTGGGTTTGCAGATGCCGGTGGTCTTGGGTCAGGTGGACTGGGCCCAGGCCAACGCCGGGGTGCGGGTGTTGCCCACCACCCTGATCATCAGCCCCCAGGGGCGGGTGATGCACCGTTTCGAGGGGCCGGTGTCGCGGCCCCATCTCATGGCCGCGGTGGGGCCCTATCTGGCCGCGGCCAGAAATCCCCAGCCCGAGGCGGCCCGCACCCAGCGCCGCCAGCCTGGCCAGTCGCGCTTCATCGATCTGTGGGTGACCGGCAACGAGCTGGTGGACGGCCAAAAGGGCCTCAACGTTCACGTGGTGGCCGACGTGGCCGACCAGCGCAGCGTGCGCGGCCTGTGGCTGGCCCTGAACATCCAGGGCGGCAGCGGACCGGTGAAGACGCTCTACCTGCGCATCGACGACGTGTCCCTGGAATACTTCGTGATGTTCGTGCGCTGCGACCAGCTACCGCCCCTGGTGGGGACCTCGGCCTATAGGGCCCAGGTCTCCATCCTCAACAGTAACCAGCGGGTGGTGGAGTCCAGCCCCGAGTTCCCCATCGCCTCGGCCTGCGGGGTGGGCGGGCAATACGCCGGGACCGCCCCGGAGCCCAAGAAGTTCTCCTGGGACCAGCCCGAGACCAATGAGCCGCGCACCGTGCCGGCCACGCCCCCGGCCCCGCAGCCCCCGGCGGCCCGTCCTCCGGCCCCGGCCGCCCCGCCCGTGGCCGGCGGCGGCGGTGGCGGAGGCGCGCCCCAGGTCTTCGACGTGGCCATGGGACGCATCAAGGGCCTCATGGTGGACGAAAACTACGTGAACGACGGCGTTCCCGGGGTGTTGTTCAGTATCAAGGCCGAACTGAGCGACCTGCCCACCGACCAGGGGTTGTGGATGGCGGTGAACCTGTGGCCCGAGGACTCCTTTGGCCGTGGGGCGGTGCGGGGCGGCGAGCCCGAGAGCCTTTACCACCGCATAGACAGCACCTTCCTGGACGATTACCTGCTGTTCGTGCGTTGCGACCAGATACCCGAGCTGCCTCCGGGCGGCCAGTTGCGGGTGTGGATCACCGCGCTCATCGGCCCCCAGAAGAACGTGCTGGCCCGGAGCCGGGAATTCATCCTGACTCGTCCCTGCAGCGCGGCCTACCAAAGGTAG
- the hisF gene encoding imidazole glycerol phosphate synthase subunit HisF, protein MLSKRIIPCLDVRDGKLTKGIKFKGNVDIGDPVEMAEFYYKQGADELVFYDITASHEARDIMLDVVRRVAERIFMPFSVGGGLRNVEDMRAVLLAGAEKISVNSAAVKNPEIISQGAEAFGSQCVVLGMDVLKVPVSEQIPSGYEIVIHGGRKHMGLDALWWAQEAQRLGAGEICLNSIDADGTQEGYEMTLTELISTHVSIPVIASGGAGKPEHLAEVLTKGKADAALIASMTHYGHYTVAEIKDHLAGEGVLVRKYW, encoded by the coding sequence ATGCTCTCTAAGCGAATCATCCCCTGTTTGGACGTGCGCGACGGCAAGCTGACCAAGGGCATCAAGTTCAAGGGCAACGTGGACATCGGCGATCCGGTGGAGATGGCCGAGTTCTACTACAAGCAAGGCGCCGACGAGCTGGTGTTCTACGACATCACTGCCAGCCACGAGGCCCGCGACATCATGCTGGACGTGGTGCGCCGGGTGGCCGAGCGCATCTTCATGCCCTTTTCGGTGGGCGGCGGCCTGCGCAATGTGGAAGACATGCGCGCGGTGCTGTTGGCCGGGGCCGAGAAGATCAGCGTGAACTCGGCGGCGGTGAAGAACCCCGAGATCATCAGCCAGGGGGCCGAGGCCTTCGGCTCCCAGTGCGTGGTGCTGGGCATGGATGTGCTCAAGGTGCCGGTGAGCGAGCAAATCCCCAGCGGCTACGAGATCGTGATCCACGGCGGCCGCAAGCACATGGGCCTCGACGCCTTGTGGTGGGCCCAGGAGGCCCAGCGCCTGGGGGCCGGCGAGATATGCTTGAACAGCATCGACGCCGACGGCACCCAGGAGGGCTACGAGATGACGCTCACCGAGCTGATCTCCACCCACGTGTCCATCCCGGTGATAGCCTCGGGCGGGGCGGGCAAGCCGGAGCACCTGGCCGAGGTGCTCACCAAGGGCAAGGCCGACGCCGCGCTCATCGCTTCCATGACCCACTACGGCCACTACACCGTGGCCGAGATCAAGGACCACCTGGCCGGAGAGGGCGTGCTGGTCCGCAAATACTGGTAG
- a CDS encoding ABC transporter ATP-binding protein/permease has translation MPPTMDYGYMEGDQLGKPYDLRLLKRLASYSRPHLRIILFAALLTLLATGLDLVLPYLTRLAIDNYMVRQALEVDLAKAPPGLAKALRTGAGDAFLPGRGTSVYVPETAWRGLDPRLTVKLRAAGAVGKHPFYLAPATAEADKLAKEHPKVFIRAGERWVIATPELAKLPSQQLIDLRAPDAWGMARLALVFLAAATGVFLLGYCQTVLLERAGQEMMLAMRQQLYKHLLSRDEFFFGRNPVGKLVTRLTNDVQNLNEMFSSALVSLFQDFFVISGIVVVLLWLDFKLALVCLALTPVVGGLAWAFSRLARDAFRRLQGHLGRINSWLGETLDGLAVVKLFRAEAAGRTEFKRFNDGYFAAGMRQVKVFAVFLPLTELLSSLAMGLIIFYGGGRVVQDQLSLGTLVAFIAYMQMFFRPVRDMAEKYNIMQAAMASGERIFHLLDNQQTLPAPRQAAPPEAGPGEVRFTDVTFGYEPQRPVLNEVSFSIPPGQAWAVVGPTGAGKTSLVNLIMRLYDPDQGEVLIDGIDLRDMDRGDVARRVALVSQEVFLLSGTVRENIVLGRAGVDDEALERALAVSGAAEFVARLPQGMDTPLGEGARRLSAGQRQLLAFARAVAGSPRVLVLDEATSSVDPVSERLIQQALPRIMAGRTSLVVAHRLSTIRRADNILVMHQGRIVEQGRHDGLMALDGLYARLVRLQRLKEKEERDGSGD, from the coding sequence ATGCCTCCCACCATGGACTACGGCTACATGGAAGGCGACCAGCTGGGCAAGCCCTATGACCTGCGCCTGCTCAAGCGCCTGGCCTCCTATTCCCGGCCCCATCTGCGCATCATCCTCTTCGCCGCGCTGCTGACTCTGTTGGCCACGGGCCTGGATTTGGTGCTGCCCTACCTCACCCGCCTGGCCATTGACAATTACATGGTGCGCCAGGCCCTGGAGGTGGATTTGGCCAAGGCCCCGCCCGGGCTGGCCAAGGCCTTGCGCACAGGAGCGGGCGATGCCTTCCTGCCCGGCCGGGGCACCTCGGTGTATGTGCCCGAGACCGCCTGGCGCGGCCTGGACCCGCGCCTCACCGTGAAGCTGCGCGCCGCCGGGGCCGTGGGCAAGCATCCCTTCTACCTGGCTCCGGCCACGGCAGAGGCGGACAAGCTGGCCAAGGAGCACCCCAAGGTGTTCATCCGGGCCGGGGAGCGCTGGGTCATCGCCACGCCGGAGCTGGCCAAGCTGCCCTCGCAGCAGCTCATCGACCTGCGCGCGCCGGACGCCTGGGGCATGGCCCGGCTGGCCCTGGTATTTTTGGCCGCCGCCACCGGGGTGTTTCTCCTGGGCTATTGCCAGACCGTGCTCCTGGAGCGGGCCGGGCAGGAGATGATGCTGGCTATGCGCCAGCAGCTCTACAAGCATCTGCTCAGCCGCGACGAGTTTTTCTTCGGCCGCAACCCGGTGGGCAAGCTGGTCACCCGCCTGACCAACGACGTGCAAAACCTCAACGAAATGTTTAGTAGCGCCTTGGTCTCGCTGTTCCAGGACTTCTTCGTGATCAGCGGCATCGTGGTGGTGCTCCTGTGGCTGGACTTCAAGTTGGCCTTGGTGTGCCTGGCCCTCACCCCGGTGGTGGGCGGCCTGGCCTGGGCCTTCTCCCGTTTGGCCCGCGACGCCTTCCGGCGCTTGCAGGGGCATTTGGGGCGCATCAACTCCTGGCTGGGCGAGACCCTGGACGGCCTGGCCGTGGTCAAACTGTTCCGGGCCGAGGCCGCCGGGCGCACCGAGTTCAAGCGCTTCAACGACGGCTATTTCGCGGCCGGGATGCGTCAGGTCAAGGTCTTCGCGGTGTTCCTGCCGCTGACCGAGCTGCTCAGTTCGCTGGCCATGGGCCTGATTATCTTCTACGGCGGCGGCAGGGTGGTGCAGGACCAGCTGAGCCTGGGCACCCTGGTGGCCTTCATCGCCTACATGCAGATGTTTTTCCGGCCCGTGCGCGATATGGCCGAGAAGTACAACATCATGCAGGCGGCCATGGCCTCGGGCGAGCGCATCTTCCATTTGCTGGACAACCAACAGACCCTACCCGCGCCCAGGCAAGCCGCGCCTCCCGAAGCCGGGCCCGGCGAGGTGCGCTTCACGGACGTGACCTTTGGCTACGAGCCCCAGCGCCCGGTGCTCAACGAGGTGAGCTTCAGCATCCCGCCCGGCCAGGCCTGGGCCGTGGTGGGCCCCACCGGGGCGGGCAAGACCAGCCTGGTCAACCTGATCATGCGCCTCTACGACCCTGACCAGGGCGAGGTGTTGATCGACGGGATCGATCTTCGGGACATGGACCGGGGCGACGTGGCCCGGCGGGTGGCCCTGGTGTCGCAGGAGGTATTTTTGCTCTCGGGCACGGTGCGCGAGAACATCGTGCTGGGCCGCGCGGGCGTGGACGACGAGGCCCTGGAGCGCGCCCTGGCGGTGAGCGGGGCGGCCGAGTTCGTGGCCCGGCTGCCCCAGGGGATGGACACGCCCCTGGGTGAGGGCGCCCGCCGCCTGAGCGCAGGGCAGCGGCAGCTCTTGGCCTTTGCCCGCGCGGTGGCCGGGTCGCCGAGGGTGCTGGTCTTGGACGAAGCCACCAGCAGCGTGGACCCGGTGAGCGAGCGGTTGATCCAACAGGCCCTGCCCCGCATCATGGCCGGGCGCACCAGCCTGGTGGTGGCCCACCGCCTGAGCACCATCCGCCGGGCGGACAACATCCTGGTGATGCACCAGGGGCGCATCGTGGAGCAGGGCCGCCACGACGGGCTCATGGCCCTGGACGGACTCTACGCCCGCCTGGTGCGCCTGCAACGGCTCAAGGAAAAGGAGGAGCGCGATGGATCTGGGGATTAA
- a CDS encoding ABC transporter ATP-binding protein/permease, whose product MARQKAGGLAVGFVALVLVDVFQLYIPRLIKYAVDDLTYGRANAQSLLAIAGAILALAVGMALLRMVWRPLLMGFARVVERDLRIRLFDHLQEMHLGYLDDNPPGELMARATNDLNNIRMATGIGLVAAVDGAFMGLAAIGFMLYISPLLALLAILPMPAIVILTRQQSRRFHHRYNRVQEAFSAMTEQVREVLSGVRLVKSYALAGPEEKRLDTTARGFLEQNLGLARIMALFFPLMVFFTNLSLAVVLGMGGPLAVFNKITAGDFVAFTAYLGMLTWPMMALGWVVSLMQRAKASLARVGEVLSAEPQVRDAASPEHLPKEAELGVELKDLTYRYPGAATDTLSGVSLRAPAGELTALVGPIGSGKSTLLRLLGRLYEPPEGAVLVEGLDVRSLAQAELRAHVVQVPQEAFLFSATVAKNLALGQPDASEEAMWAALEAAELADEVRALPKGLETKLGERAHTLSGGQRQRLCLARALLLDPAVLVLDDPLSAVDTGTEARILANLARLRSGRTTLVVSHRLGSVAFAGRIYVLAEGRVREQGTHRELLAQGGLYHDLFAEQALLAEMGA is encoded by the coding sequence TTGGCGCGCCAAAAGGCCGGCGGCTTGGCCGTGGGCTTCGTGGCCCTGGTCCTGGTGGACGTGTTCCAGCTCTACATCCCCCGCTTGATCAAGTACGCGGTGGACGACCTGACCTATGGCCGTGCCAACGCCCAGAGCCTGCTGGCCATCGCCGGAGCCATTCTGGCCCTGGCCGTGGGCATGGCCCTGTTGCGCATGGTGTGGCGGCCGCTCTTGATGGGCTTTGCGCGGGTGGTGGAGCGCGATCTGCGCATCCGCCTGTTCGACCATCTCCAGGAAATGCACCTGGGCTATTTGGACGACAACCCCCCCGGCGAGCTCATGGCCCGGGCCACCAACGACCTGAACAACATCCGCATGGCCACGGGCATCGGCCTGGTGGCGGCGGTGGATGGCGCCTTCATGGGCCTGGCCGCCATCGGCTTCATGCTCTACATCAGCCCCTTGTTGGCTCTCTTGGCCATCCTGCCCATGCCGGCCATCGTAATCCTCACCCGCCAGCAGAGCCGCCGCTTCCATCACCGCTATAACAGGGTGCAGGAGGCCTTTTCGGCCATGACCGAGCAGGTGCGCGAGGTGCTCAGCGGGGTGCGCCTGGTCAAGAGCTACGCCTTGGCCGGGCCCGAGGAAAAGCGCCTGGATACCACGGCCCGGGGATTTTTGGAGCAGAACCTGGGCCTGGCCCGCATCATGGCCCTGTTTTTCCCATTGATGGTCTTTTTCACCAATCTCAGCCTGGCCGTGGTGCTGGGCATGGGCGGCCCCCTGGCCGTGTTCAACAAGATCACCGCCGGCGACTTCGTGGCCTTCACCGCCTATCTGGGCATGCTCACCTGGCCCATGATGGCCCTGGGCTGGGTGGTCAGCCTGATGCAGCGGGCCAAGGCCTCCCTGGCGCGGGTGGGAGAGGTGCTCTCGGCCGAGCCCCAGGTGCGTGACGCGGCTTCGCCCGAGCATCTGCCCAAAGAGGCCGAGCTGGGGGTGGAACTAAAGGACCTGACCTACCGCTACCCCGGCGCGGCCACGGACACCCTGAGCGGGGTGAGCCTGCGCGCCCCGGCTGGCGAGCTCACCGCCCTGGTGGGGCCCATCGGCAGCGGCAAGTCCACCCTGCTGCGCCTGCTGGGCCGCCTCTACGAGCCGCCCGAGGGCGCGGTGCTGGTGGAGGGCCTGGACGTGCGCTCCCTGGCCCAGGCCGAGCTGCGGGCCCATGTGGTGCAGGTGCCTCAGGAGGCCTTCCTGTTCTCCGCCACGGTGGCCAAGAACCTGGCCCTGGGCCAGCCGGACGCATCGGAAGAAGCCATGTGGGCCGCCCTGGAGGCGGCGGAGCTGGCCGACGAGGTGCGGGCCCTGCCCAAGGGTCTGGAGACCAAGCTGGGCGAGCGGGCCCACACCCTGAGCGGCGGGCAGCGCCAACGCCTCTGCCTGGCCCGGGCCCTGCTGCTCGACCCGGCGGTGCTGGTCTTGGATGACCCGCTTTCCGCCGTGGATACCGGCACCGAGGCCCGCATCCTGGCCAACCTGGCCCGTCTGCGTTCCGGGCGCACCACCCTGGTGGTCAGCCACCGCCTGGGCAGCGTGGCCTTTGCGGGGCGCATCTACGTGCTGGCCGAAGGCAGGGTGCGCGAGCAGGGCACCCACCGCGAGCTGCTGGCCCAGGGCGGGCTCTACCACGACCTGTTCGCCGAGCAGGCCCTCCTGGCCGAAATGGGGGCTTGA